One genomic window of Mycteria americana isolate JAX WOST 10 ecotype Jacksonville Zoo and Gardens chromosome Z, USCA_MyAme_1.0, whole genome shotgun sequence includes the following:
- the LOC142421575 gene encoding interferon-like, which produces MPAPASPQPRLRHGAPALLLLLTALATTLACHHLRPRDATFPWDSLQLLQAMAPSPPQPCHHQHAPFPFPDTLLHTNHPQQAAATALRILQHLFATLSSPSTPPHWDAQARHHLLNSLQHHVQQLQRCLPANGTLSQGHGPRNLLLSINKYFRHIQDFLHTHNHSACAWDHVRLEARVCFQHLHNLTRAMRN; this is translated from the coding sequence atgcctgcgcccgcatccccacagccccgcctgcggcacggcgccccggcgctcctgctcctcctgacggctctcgccaccaccctcgcctgccaccacctgcgtccccgcgacgccaccttcccctgggacagcctccagctcctccaggccatggctcccagcccgccacagccctgccaccaccagcacgcgcccttccccttccccgacaccctcctccacaccaaccacccgcagcaagccgctgccaccgccctacgcatcctccagcacctcttcgccaccctcagcagccccagcacgcccccacactgggacgcccaggcacgccaccacctcctcaacagcctccagcaccacgtccagcagctccagcgatgcctgccagccaacggcacgctctcgcaaggccacgggccccgcaacctgctgctcagcatcaacaaatacttcaggcacatccaggacttcctccacacccacaaccacagcgcctgcgcctgggaccacgtccgcctcgaagctcgcgtctgcttccaacacctccacaacctcacccgcgccatgcgcaactag